In the genome of Raphanus sativus cultivar WK10039 chromosome 4, ASM80110v3, whole genome shotgun sequence, one region contains:
- the LOC108853902 gene encoding calcium-dependent protein kinase 24-like — protein MGSCVSSPLKGSPFGKRPARRRNTGKSKTSSNPKTDSSSTNLSRRLIFQPPSRVLPEPIGDGIFVKYELGKELGRGEFGVTHECIEITTRERFACKRISKEKLRTEIDVEDVRREVEIMRSLPKHPNIVSFKEAFEDRDAVYLVMEICEGGELFDRIVSRGHYTERAAASVAKTILEVVKVCHEHGVIHRDLKPENFLFSNETETAQLKAIDFGLSIFFKPAQRFNEIVGSPYYMAPEVLRRNYGPEVDVWSAGVILYILLCGVPPFWAETEEGIAHAIVRGDIDFERDPWPKVSAEAKELVKDMLDANPYSRLTVQEVLEHPWIQNAERAPNVNLGDNVRTKIQQFLLMNRFKKKVLRIVADNLPNKEIEEIVEMFQTMDTDKNGRLTFEELRDGLKKFGQVCPDGDVKMLMDAADTDGSGMLSCEEFVTLAIHLKRMGCDEHLQQAFQYFDKNENGFIELDELKEALFDDDKLGHGGDQWIKDIFFDVDLDKDGRISFDEFKAMMKSGTDWKMASRQYSRALLNALSIKMFKEDGGNNGPKFHSMEFPVARKKANVFDPKNKSMELVHSKTYKPSGLRN, from the exons ATGGGAAGCTGTGTTTCGTCTCCATTGAAAGGTTCTCCCTTTGGGAAGAGGCCGGCAAGAAGGCGAAACACCGGTAAAAGCAAAACATCCTCCAACCCTAAAACTGATTCTTCTTCGACTAATCTTTCCCGGAGATTGATTTTCCAGCCACCGAGCCGTGTTCTTCCTGAGCCTATTGGAGATGGAATCTTCGTCAAGTATGAGTTGGGGAAAGAACTAGGCCGTGGTGAGTTCGGAGTCACTCATGAATGTATTGAGATCACTACTCGAGAAAG ATTTGCGTGTAAGAGGATATCAAAGGAGAAGCTAAGGACAGAAATAGATGTTGAGGATGTAAGAAGAGAGGTAGAGATCATGAGAAGCTTACCAAAACATCCAAACATTGTTAGCTTTAAAGAAGCTTTTGAGGACAGAGACGCGGTTTATCTTGTCATGGAGATTTGTGAAGGAGGAGAGCTTTTTGACCGTATTGTCTCTAGAGGTCACTACACTGAACGCGCCGCTGCATCTGTCGCTAAAACCATTCTTGAAGTTGTCAAG GTATGTCATGAACATGGAGTGATTCATAGAGATCTTAAACCAGAGAACTTCCTCTTCTCGAACGAAACCGAGACTGCACAACTCAAAGCTATTGACTTTGGTCTCTCCATTTTCTTCAAACCTG CTCAGCGGTTCAACGAGATCGTGGGGAGTCCTTACTACATGGCTCCAGAGGTTTTGAGACGAAACTACGGTCCCGAGGTAGATGTATGGAGCGCTGGTGTTATACTCTACATCTTGCTTTGTGGTGTTCCTCCCTTTTGGGCAGAGACTGAGGAAGGAATCGCGCATGCGATCGTGAGAGGGGACATCGATTTCGAGAGAGATCCTTGGCCAAAAGTCTCAGCTGAAGCCAAAGAGCTCGTTAAGGACATGCTTGATGCAAACCCTTATAGCAGACTCACAGTTCAAGAAGTTCTTG AACATCCATGGATACAGAACGCAGAGAGGGCACCAAATGTGAATCTAGGAGATAACGTGAGGACCAAGATTCAACAGTTCCTGTTGATGAACAGGTTTAAGAAGAAAGTCCTCAgg ATTGTTGCGGATAATCTACCAAACAAGGAGATAGAAGAGATAGTAGAGATGTTTCAAACGATGGACACTGACAAGAACGGTCGCTTGACATTCGAGGAACTTAGAGACGGGCTGAAGAAGTTTGGACAAGTTTGTCCCGACGGCGATGTGAAGATGCTGATGGATGCAGCGGATACAGATGGGAGTGGGATGTTGAGCTGTGAAGAGTTTGTGACGCTGGCAATACATTTGAAGAGAATGGGATGTGATGAGCATTTGCAGCAAGCTTTCCAGTATTTTGACAAGAACGAGAACGGATTTATCGAGCTGGATGAGCTCAAGGAAGCTCTATTTGATGATGATAAGCTAGGCCACGGTGGTGACCAGTGGATCAAAGATATCTTCTTTGACGTTGACCTCGACAAG GATGGACGGATAAGCTTTGATGAGTTTAAGGCGATGATGAAGTCAGGGACGGACTGGAAAATGGCGTCGAGGCAGTACTCCAGGGCGTTGTTGAATGCTCTGAGCATCAAGATGTTCAAAGAAGATGGTGGGAACAATGGTCCTAAGTTTCATTCCATGGAGTTCCCTGTAGCAAGGAAGAAAGCTAATGTATTTGATCCCAAGAACAAATCAATGGAGCTTGTCCACTCCAAAACTTACAAGCCCTCAGGTCTAAGAAACTAA
- the LOC108851391 gene encoding uncharacterized protein LOC108851391 — protein sequence MGGGMETNKNKFIEDWGSARENLEHNFRWTRRNFALIGIFGIALPIIVYKGIVKDFHMQDEDAGRPHRKFL from the exons atgggagGAGGAATGGAGACGAACAAGAACAAGTTCATCGAGGATTGGGGATCCGCTAGGGAGAATCTCGAGCACAACTTCCGATGGACACGTCGCAACTTCGCTCTCATCGGAATCTTCGGCATCGCCCTCCCCATCATCGTCTACAAGGGCATCGTCAAAGATTTC cATATGCAAGACGAAGATGCAGGCAGACCACACAGGAAGTTCCTATGA
- the LOC108853135 gene encoding uncharacterized protein LOC108853135, with protein sequence MHRFRPSIAEGGKDGSKGFVKRVTSTLSLKKNKKNTTTTNDPKPLLPRSKSTGSNYEPMIRPLPQGKKTLQDVKAANAKRTKSAGVSPQPRREKIDDSSRNKEQFIKMRCFDDSDSVWLASDCASTTSLLEERRVSVSFHFSLDEKVVSWLSNAANSSLSLKENHQHHQTSSKNTKSCSSENVRKDGKFCNSDGKYIGTGSAKPSSSRLTESNNKTCPRKSCEEPSNHEEKKVSFSLESEVSPSTPAKPIVEESGESKRKNVVEPLFWPLEQKFDWTPEDILRHFTMSPRRKKSIGTKGASTSPRSMRTQLQTRKLDLKEGCKRKLMFNGGPGSNSKPTRIPELKRTVSSNKETENSKQPIRNNIVKRNKSLPSRLRKSSRVSSKVVPVEESGEEIGGREGKTPKKLIMTRKSRTFLEDDFALMNDFSIEKAVGLCEFRGREGIDSDFNTDGFLFEDSL encoded by the exons ATGCATAGATTTCGACCTTCAATTGCTGAAG GTGGGAAAGATGGATCTAAAGGTTTCGTGAAGAGGGTTACATCAACTTTATCActaaagaaaaacaagaagaacaCCACAACAACAAACGATCCAAAACCACTTCTTCCACGGTCCAAATCAACAGGCTCCAACTATGAACCCATGATACGTCCTCTACCTCAAGGGAAAAAGACTCTTCAAGATGTCAAAGCAGCAAACGCAAAGAGGACCAAATCTGCAGGTGTTTCTCCTCAACCACGCCGCGAAAAGATCGATGATTCATCCCGTAACAAAGAACAGTTCATTAAGATGAGATGTTTTGACGACAGCGACTCCGTTTGGTTGGCTTCTGACTGCGCTTCTACCACTTCTCTTCTAGAGGAACGCAGAGTCTCTGTCTCGTTTCATTTCTCCCTAGATGAGAAGGTTGTCTCTTGGTTATCAAACGCTGCTAACTCGTCATTGTCTCTGAAAGAGAATCATCAGCATCACCAGACAAGTTCAAAGAACACAAAATCATGTTCTTCGGAGAACGTACGAAAAGATGGAAAGTTTTGCAACTCAGATGGTAAATATATTGGAACAGGTTCTGCTAAGCCGTCTTCTTCGCGTTTAACTGAGAGCAACAACAAGACTTGTCCAAGGAAGTCATGTGAAGAGCCATCTAATCATGAAGAAAAGAAAGTTAGTTTCTCACTAGAGTCAGAGGTGTCTCCTTCTACTCCTGCTAAACCCATAGTGGAAGAGAGTggagaatcaaagagaaagaATGTTGTGGAGCCGCTTTTCTGGCCATTGGAGCAGAAGTTTGACTGGACGCCAGAGGATATACTTAGGCATTTCACCATGTCACCACGGAGAAAGAAATCAATAGGAACCAAAGGTGCAAGCACATCTCCAAGATCAATGAGAACACAGCTTCAGACAAGAAAGCTAGATCTCAAAGAAGGGTGCAAGAGAAAGCTCATGTTCAACGGCGGTCCTGGATCGAACTCAAAACCAACAAGGATTCCCGAACTGAAAAGAACAGTGAGCAGCAACAAGGAAACCGAGAACAGCAAGCAACCCATCAGGAACAATATTGTGAAGAGGAACAAAAGTTTGCCATCTAGGTTGAGGAAATCGAGTAGAGTATCTTCAAAGGTGGTACCTGTTGAAGAGAGTGGAGAAGAGATAGGAGGCAGAGAGGGGAAAACACCTAAGAAGCTTATCATGACACGCAAGTCCAGGACTTTCTTGGAAGATGACTTTGCTTTGATGAATGATTTCTCTATAGAGAAAGCTGTTGGGCTTTGCGAGTTCAGGGGAAGAGAAGGCATAGATTCAGACTTCAACACTGATGGTTTCTTGTTTGAAGATTCTCTATGA
- the LOC108850900 gene encoding F-box protein DOR-like, producing the protein MKSPRYIVSENPQTTLRCHSRDSSPIPIDLIIEILLRLPLKSIAICRCVCKFLASALVRPDFTDSFLASSSARPQILFACQNHDKNEVMLYFSASQSQNSDDSSSTIVSNHHMGFPVDSLNLKCSAVSGFVCVEDHQIIKGRKNPKLVWVICNPSTGQSFTLPKMNTRKRSCITCFLGYDPIDKQHKVLAMTFEPTKAEDHQVLTLGGTEKLTWRRIECGIPQYGSPGTHSICINGVLYFKAKGNRSSNGQDMIVCFDVRSEKYNFVKVMERAEHPEATLVNYNGKLALVSSQYPFTGLICSSSRGFEMWVLQDSEKHEWSNHIYKLPSLSEYICGGQNLFFVGVTGGNEIALCRNYVFRRPFYVYYYNLNCGTIRRVEVQGMGPFDGVYRVDTFLNHVEDMKFY; encoded by the coding sequence ATGAAATCACCACGGTATATTGTCTCGGAGAACCCTCAAACAACCCTTCGATGCCACTCACGAGACTCATCTCCGATCCCTATAGATCTCATCATCGAGATATTGTTGAGGTTGCCTCTGAAGTCTATAGCCATATGTCGATGTGTATGCAAGTTCCTGGCCTCCGCACTTGTCCGTCCAGATTTCACGGACTCGTTCTTGGCCAGTTCTTCTGCTCGGCCACAAATCTTGTTCGCCTGCCAAAACCATGATAAAAATGAGGTAATGTTATACTTCTCCGCATCTCAGTCTCAAAATTCTGATGATAGCTCATCTACTATAGTTTCCAATCATCATATGGGTTTCCCCGTTGATAGTCTCAACCTTAAGTGTAGTGCTGTCAGTGGTTTTGTCTGTGTCGAAGATCATCAGATCATAAAGGGAAGGAAAAACCCAAAGCTTGTGTGGGTGATATGTAACCCTAGCACGGGTCAGTCTTTTACTTTACCCAAAATGAATACGAGGAAGCGATCTTGCATAACCTGCTTTTTAGGATATGATCCTATTGATAAACAACACAAGGTGTTGGCAATGACATTTGAACCTACAAAAGCTGAAGACCATCAAGTTCTGACATTAGGAGGAACTGAGAAACTGACATGGAGAAGAATTGAATGTGGCATACCTCAATATGGTTCTCCGGGGACTCATAGTATATGCATTAATGGTGTTTTATATTTCAAAGCTAAGGGCAACAGATCTTCCAATGGTCAAGATATGATAGTTTGCTTTGATGTTAGGTCTGAGAAGTACAACTTTGTTAAAGTCATGGAAAGAGCAGAGCATCCTGAAGCAACACTTGTAAACTACAACGGTAAATTGGCTTTAGTCAGCTCACAATATCCCTTCACCGGTCTTATTTGTAGTTCAAGTAGAGGTTTTGAGATGTGGGTTCTACAAgactcggaaaaacatgaatgGTCCAATCATATTTACAAGTTACCTTCACTGTCGGAGTATATATGTGGAGGGCAGAACTTATTCTTTGTGGGAGTGACTGGTGGAAATGAAATTGCTTTGTGTCGCAACTATGTATTCCGCCGGCCTTTCTATGTTTACTACTACAATTTGAATTGTGGAACTATAAGAAGAGTTGAAGTTCAAGGAATGGGACCGTTTGATGGGGTTTATAGAGTTGACACTTTTCTGAATCATGTAGAGGAcatgaaattttattaa
- the LOC108853519 gene encoding B3 domain-containing protein At2g31420-like, which yields MSSKESIPMVKSDDHKFWKLDMLAEISEKVLEEKERAIGTTVKYSSTPPKWLMKVMMEKENAHAHDPKLIIEKKLHASDLSKFQSRLSMPINQLRSSDFLTEEETALLQKQPDQVNDPKESVSVVLVDPRSERHEVDLRRWKMGAYWNYVVVGGWNKVIESNNFEVDDVTKIWSFRYGGGKLCLALSPLVRDSKYSGQSSSRRF from the coding sequence atGTCGTCAAAAGAATCCATCCCAATGGTGAAATCTGATGATCATAAGTTTTGGAAGCTAGATATGTTGGCGGAAATTTCGGAAAAGGTAttagaagaaaaagagagagctATTGGCACGACGGTGAAATATTCTTCGACACCACCCAAGTGGCTTATGAAGGTGATGATGGAAAAAGAGAACGCACACGCACACGATCCAAAGCTGATCATAGAGAAGAAACTGCACGCCAGCGATCTCAGCAAATTCCAATCACGTCTCTCAATGCCTATAAACCAACTGCGTAGTTCGGATTTTTTGACGGAAGAGGAGACAGCACTCTTACAGAAACAGCCAGATCAGGTGAATGATCCTAAAGAAAGTGTGAGTGTGGTCTTGGTGGATCCTCGGTCAGAAAGGCATGAGGTTGATTTAAGGAGGTGGAAGATGGGTGCATATTGGAACTACGTAGTGGTTGGTGGTTGGAACAAAGTGATTGAGAGTAACAATTTTGAGGTTGACGACGTCACTAAGATATGGTCGTTTCGATATGGAGGAGGTAAACTATGTTTGGCACTATCTCCTCTGGTAAGAGATTCTAAATACTCCGGTCAGAGCAGCTCTCGTCGTTTCTGA
- the LOC108851461 gene encoding uncharacterized protein LOC108851461, with product MACTTDFRCLDEGFGGKTAKRKRESQEQAAGDADEASMDIDSSHPPSAKRSAVASSEDPDKPVAAAVSIGRPTYDGVIAGKVSGRNWKTPRTHRSSGRFVRNRGPDLEEMKRQREIKRAYKERKNELKEEIRSHKVEKRKKKEEREKRKAENVLRTGTKLQKITNPKTLKKIAKSKQRKHLKVIPDEMVNGSKKSV from the coding sequence ATGGCCTGCACCACAGATTTCCGGTGCCTCGACGAAGGATTCGGCGGCAAAACCGCCAAACGCAAACGCGAATCTCAGGAACAAGCCGCCGGCGACGCCGATGAAGCCTCGATGGACATCGATTCCTCCCACCCTCCATCCGCGAAACGCAGCGCCGTCGCGTCCTCGGAAGATCCAGACAAACCCGTGGCCGCCGCCGTATCCATCGGGAGACCGACGTACGACGGCGTGATCGCCGGGAAAGTGTCGGGGCGTAACTGGAAGACGCCGCGGACTCACAGATCGTCGGGGAGGTTCGTGAGGAACAGGGGGCCGGATCTGGAGGAGATGAAGAGGCAGAGGGAGATCAAGAGGGCGTATAAGGAGAGGAAGAACGAGTTAAAGGAGGAGATTAGGAGTCATAAGgtggagaagaggaagaagaaggaagagaggGAGAAGAGGAAGGCGGAGAATGTTTTGAGGACGGGGACGAAGCTGCAGAAGATTACGAACCCTAAGACGTTGAAGAAGATTGCCAAGTCTAAGCAGAGGAAGCATCTTAAAGTGATTCCTGATGAGATGGTGAATGGGAGCAAGAAGAGTGTCTAA